The following are from one region of the Littorina saxatilis isolate snail1 linkage group LG4, US_GU_Lsax_2.0, whole genome shotgun sequence genome:
- the LOC138963927 gene encoding uncharacterized protein isoform X1 has translation MLSCDSSALCLFVTTIVCILTDAVLGETCMRAVRSSPEYTNSNDDRPHYRLRSWRWENFECSTGCCGDTGSQHCCTEKNNAMNNPGLITAVSVGIFLLIVTLVIIVICCMCHRSRQKRSQRMRRRRHTVASLTPSACSQPPSYEMTVAMSAHMTGVAFPAEVHAPPSYEEVMALTAPASQHANFSTHVHAHAHERAHVHGRDNLGFSVLEETVIGPAPAYVIS, from the exons ATGCAGTGCTGGGGGAGACGTGCATGCGAGCAGTGAGGAGCAGTCCTGAGTACACCAACAGCAACGACGACAGACCTCACTACAGACTGCGTTCCTGGCGCTGGGAGAACTTCGAGTGTTCCACAGGATGCTGCGGGGACACCGGCAGTCAGCATTGCTGTACCGAAAA AAACAATGCGATGAACAATCCTGGCTTGATCACCGCCGTCTCAGTGGGAATCTTCCTTCTCATCGTCACactcgtcatcatcgtcatctgcTGCATGTGTCATCGGTCACGACAGAAGCGGTCACAGCGCATGCGCCGACGACGTCATACGGTCGCGTCCTTAACGCCATCTGCGTGCAGCCAGCCTCCGTCATACG AAATGACAGTCGCCATGTCAGCACACATGACAGGAGTCGCGTTTCCGGCGGAAGTACACGCGCCGCCATCTTACGAGGAGGTCATGGCTCTCACCGCTCCAGCGTCTCAGCACGCAAACTTCTCTACGCATGTGCACGCGCATGCGCACGAGCGGGCGCATGTGCACGGACGAGACAATCTAGGTTTTTCTGTACTAGAAGAAACAGTTATCGGGCCTGCACCTGCGTATGTGATTTCTTGA
- the LOC138963927 gene encoding uncharacterized protein isoform X2, producing the protein MRAVRSSPEYTNSNDDRPHYRLRSWRWENFECSTGCCGDTGSQHCCTEKNNAMNNPGLITAVSVGIFLLIVTLVIIVICCMCHRSRQKRSQRMRRRRHTVASLTPSACSQPPSYEMTVAMSAHMTGVAFPAEVHAPPSYEEVMALTAPASQHANFSTHVHAHAHERAHVHGRDNLGFSVLEETVIGPAPAYVIS; encoded by the exons ATGCGAGCAGTGAGGAGCAGTCCTGAGTACACCAACAGCAACGACGACAGACCTCACTACAGACTGCGTTCCTGGCGCTGGGAGAACTTCGAGTGTTCCACAGGATGCTGCGGGGACACCGGCAGTCAGCATTGCTGTACCGAAAA AAACAATGCGATGAACAATCCTGGCTTGATCACCGCCGTCTCAGTGGGAATCTTCCTTCTCATCGTCACactcgtcatcatcgtcatctgcTGCATGTGTCATCGGTCACGACAGAAGCGGTCACAGCGCATGCGCCGACGACGTCATACGGTCGCGTCCTTAACGCCATCTGCGTGCAGCCAGCCTCCGTCATACG AAATGACAGTCGCCATGTCAGCACACATGACAGGAGTCGCGTTTCCGGCGGAAGTACACGCGCCGCCATCTTACGAGGAGGTCATGGCTCTCACCGCTCCAGCGTCTCAGCACGCAAACTTCTCTACGCATGTGCACGCGCATGCGCACGAGCGGGCGCATGTGCACGGACGAGACAATCTAGGTTTTTCTGTACTAGAAGAAACAGTTATCGGGCCTGCACCTGCGTATGTGATTTCTTGA
- the LOC138963533 gene encoding uncharacterized protein, with protein MVVEEPLLRLGVILAMAAGGVVFLLLVSLMMYACCRSHRGRVPPDRPDDVHNITSVYNPNAVSYHHEESDVNRLQVPTTTPRSSIVSETESNEVIIIPHEADRRGVTPPPSYEEVVRLPFSDFAKKEHSYSA; from the exons ATGGTCGTTGAAGAGCCATTACTGCG GTTGGGGGTGATCCTCGCCATGGCAGCGGGGGGAGTGGTCTTCCTGCTGCTGGTCAGTCTTATGATGTACGCGTGCTGCAGGAGTCACAGGGGGCGCGTGCCTCCGGACAGGCCGGACGACGTTCATAATATCACCTCCGTCTACAACCCTAATGCTGTCAGCTATCACCATG AAGAATCAGATGTCAACCGACTCCAAGTGCCCACCACGACGCCGAGAAGCTCCATAGTAAGCGAAACTGAATCGAATGAAGTTATCATCATACCGCATGAAGCCGACAGAAGGGGAGTAACTCCTCCTCCATCATATGAGGAAGTGGTTCGTCTCCCTTTCAGTGACTTCGCGAAAAAAGAGCACAGCTACTCTGCGTGA